Genomic segment of Panicum virgatum strain AP13 chromosome 2K, P.virgatum_v5, whole genome shotgun sequence:
TAGTCTATTTGAGTAAGTATAGACCCGTTGGATTTTCAAAAAAATCCAATAGTGTaactcttctctttttttggtAATTTCTAGATCCACTCAgtgaacgtggtggcttcttatttttttaattttgaatgGGTTAActtctaattttttatttttctgaatCTAAATTTAGTTATCTACTTATCGTATTCGGTATGGAATCTTTGATCATGTCCTAAATTTTCTTACttttttaaatttagaattatcTATTTACTAATTGTTGGATCAAGtcctaattttttatttttcaaattctaaatttagCTATCTACTAATTGTATTCGGTAAGTACACTTTGGTATTGTCCTAAtctttttaattttgaaattaGTATTCACTGGGTTAAATGCTAATtctcatatttttctaattttaaatttagctatATACTAATTGTATACAATGGAAAATCTTTATTTTTatcttaattttttattttccaaATTATCTATTTACTAATTATGTTTGATATAGACTCTTGAGTTAGTTTAGATCGTTACATCTTCGTAAATCCAACAGTATAAATTCCTCACTTTTTAGATTAACATTAAAATTTTTAGACCCTCTTGACGAACACGGTGCATTATTTTAACACttttttattaatataatagatagattatactatttttgaGCTATTTCCTTCCTAATTTGTTTCTTAATCGCTATACAAATTAACtactagttttttttattttatctaatTGTTAGTCATATTTGATATGTACTCTTTGGTCAAAtattaaaatctttatattatTATAGTTTTACatcatgtaaataaaaactaaTAGAGTtcatatttctctttttttaataCAATCAACAGTTCTTtgtttcagaagaaaaataataaagtaATTGTTTGGTGTTCCAAGTTGTTCACTACTACATTGCACAGAAAATCACATGCCACAAGCAAACCTAACCTGCACTGATCGAGCTTGAGGTAATAGCTAGTACTGCCGCAGATCCGACCCGATCCAACGATCCTACTTTTGGAAGATGTTAATCGGATGGAGGATGAATCTAGCATGAGgcgggtgctgctgctgcatgggTGATGACTGATGACTGATGATACGTGAGGCTGATGGAGCCTGCTGCTGCAGgtccggccgcggccgctgcgTAACGAGCGGCCTGATGTATTTGTCGAGCGACGGAAGATGCATGCGCGTCAAAGCAGGAGAGAAGTGGACGGCACGCTTGCTTCTGCGCGGCTTTTATCTTTCGGTGCTAAGCCAAGCCGCGTCTGCATAGCATCGTATTGCATATGTGTTATATTTGGTGCGGGCTCTTCGGTCACATActaatttttcttattttttaattccaaaagctatttattaatcatatttgatatggactcttgagcTTTTTTACACCGTTAGATCTTTATAAAATCTGAtggtgcaaattcttctcttttttagattaatgtgggaacttctagaccctctcgacaaacgtggtggtttcttttaacactattatattaagataatagattatTCAAATAATCGATAAGAAATAGTGGAAACTAGCAGAAATATATACAGCCAACCTTTCATAATGTAGATGAGTAATTCGCTCGTAGTATTGACCACTGGGTGCAGCAGCGGACCTAAAACGATACAGGGGCAAACTGTAACAACAGTCAGCCCATTCTTCTCTCCATACTCCAATGCTGTCTCTTCAGCAATTGTCTTGGCAGCACTATAACAGTCCTGGGAGCAAAAGTAGGTTAGTCATAGTTTGGTCCTCCCTGGCCGATTAATGAGCAATAAGAATTGATTATAAAAGATATGAACACTAATTTTCCTTTTAAAAAATACTATTTACATTTTTAAGGGCAAAAACACTGTTTATGTTAGCAACCGTTTAAGGAAACTGAATCTATATTACTAACCTCATTTTTCATGCATAGATTTCTGTCCGACCAGCAGCTCTCGTCTTTCAATCTACCTTGGGGCCAACTCGGATTAAAATGAACAGCAGCGGTGGATGAAACCACAACAACTTTCTGAACATTATTCGCGGAGCAAGCCTGAAGAACATTCAGACTGCCTTTGACAGCAGGAGCCAACACCTCTGACTGCACGGTGTACTAGGCATATGTTTATAAGCAGTAAAAAACTTTTTATACTTATATAGGACAAACGGTTCAGAATGCATCTTATTATTAGCAGGAAACCAGTGAATTCTGGCCGTCGATAAGCATCAAGATTGGTACTTGCCTCAGGATCGAGGACCTTATCCGCGGGCACAGGGGAGGCAACGTGGAAGACCCCCTCGCACCCGGCGACCGCGGCGGCCAGCGCGTCCCGGTCGAGCACGTCGGCCTTGAACAGGAGCAGACTCTCCGGAGCTCCCTCCACCCGCCGCAGGTGGGTGTTCTTGGGATCACCTGGAGCAGAGCCCGCACGCGCCATGCATGAGTCCCCAACTTCCGACACACGTCGGCGGATCAcggcgagcgaggcggaggcggagcggcgtgTGGGCGGCGCAGCATGCTTACTTGGGTCGCGGACGGTGGCGTGCACGGCGTATCCGCGGGAGAGGAGGAGCTTGACGAGCCACGAGGCGATGAACCCGCCGCCTCCGGTCACGCacacgcgccgcggcggcggcggcggcggcggcggcgccgacgccgacgccataATGCAGCCTCGATTCAGTGCATCCCCCACAGGTGGGATCCTTTATTCCATGTCCTTCCACTAGTCCACCAGCGCAAGCCGACGAGAAGAACACGACGATGAACCGATCAGGGAAAAGATACCGAACGcacgaaaaaaaaaatccaggaATGCCGATCGCCGGCTTTGAAATCATCGCGATGTTTCTCTCTGCCGCTTGATTGGTCGGAGGTTGCCGGCGAAATTTGCAGCCTCAGCGTCAGTTGACAGATTGTCAAATTCCATGTCCGGAAGTCCCAGCCCATTCTTGATTCCCTCCACATATAGAAAAAACAGCTGCCGCCAATGCACGGCAAgtggggattttttttaaataatattatttgaATATTTAATTGCAGAAATAAATGCGGGAAACAAAAAATTGCAAATATTGGTGACAGAGTCACTTATCGGCTTTTGACGGGTGCAAAATATTGTAAATGAGAAAAATGTATCATTGGATCATATCTGGAAACaagtaaaaaatattttgataCTCTATTTCTATGCGTACATACAGAATCGGaatgaaaaataggaaaaaaaataaaatttgaaaggAAAGGAAGTTGAAAAGTAAAATAGTCTAGGAGATTGaaagatatataaaaaaatgaaaatgcaAATAACGGCCTGCAGTTGCAGCTCGTGGGCTTAGGCTCAGTGCTCTTCATGGGCTAACAGGCTATGGCGCTCCTCGTGGGCTAATAGAGTTCTACTTTTCGTGGGCCGAAATTACCCACCAGCACACACGATTCGCTTCAGGTGATAGAAAACACCCCTCAAAAATAAAAGGTGGAGCAGGCGGAGCACACACTATTCGCTTCAGGCGATGTATTTTTTTAATGAGTTAAATACGCCAGCCCCTCGAACTTATTCTGAAGTGCCATTTAAATCCATGAActtgcaaaatcgaaatctagcaccatgaacttgttaagttgtgcaaCTTAGGTCCACAGCCCTTAATATGACGCCATatggcatgaatatatgcaccAAACCCCTCTAAAATTATTATCTTCTACCTTCGGCCCCCTCCCTcccgttctctctctttctctttccccATGCCTCCCCTGCCTCCTCACCTTCCACTGGAGCTCGCGGACG
This window contains:
- the LOC120683353 gene encoding cinnamoyl-CoA reductase 2-like isoform X2, with amino-acid sequence MASASAPPPPPPPPRRVCVTGGGGFIASWLVKLLLSRGYAVHATVRDPSDPKNTHLRRVEGAPESLLLFKADVLDRDALAAAVAGCEGVFHVASPVPADKVLDPESEVLAPAVKGSLNVLQACSANNVQKVVVVSSTAAVHFNPSWPQGRLKDESCWSDRNLCMKNEDCYSAAKTIAEETALEYGEKNGLTVVTVCPCIVLGPLLHPVVNTTSELLIYIMKGGPSVMKNVPWNIVDVRDVADGLLLVYEKVESSGRHICAPDRISTKDMVNLLKKAYPNYNYVKCDDKDYVSAISGVTSEKLTNLGWRPRKMEETLCDSVEYYEKAGLVQDVQGRTCRLPHIFHYASDK
- the LOC120683353 gene encoding cinnamoyl-CoA reductase 2-like isoform X1, coding for MASASAPPPPPPPPRRVCVTGGGGFIASWLVKLLLSRGYAVHATVRDPSKHAAPPTRRSASASLAVIRRRVSEVGDSCMARAGSAPGDPKNTHLRRVEGAPESLLLFKADVLDRDALAAAVAGCEGVFHVASPVPADKVLDPESEVLAPAVKGSLNVLQACSANNVQKVVVVSSTAAVHFNPSWPQGRLKDESCWSDRNLCMKNEDCYSAAKTIAEETALEYGEKNGLTVVTVCPCIVLGPLLHPVVNTTSELLIYIMKGGPSVMKNVPWNIVDVRDVADGLLLVYEKVESSGRHICAPDRISTKDMVNLLKKAYPNYNYVKCDDKDYVSAISGVTSEKLTNLGWRPRKMEETLCDSVEYYEKAGLVQDVQGRTCRLPHIFHYASDK